The Bacteroidota bacterium genome contains a region encoding:
- a CDS encoding T9SS type A sorting domain-containing protein, with product MKTKFMIFLISFFIIFFNNLGYSQSSTFIPSDMIFKVENFGSSGNIYFSIKKVGTIYSGDVMKGLYCPAQKKIYSHEYQRKDDMVGCPNSSEPQSIIGVDHDIIWSEGDIPKTIYIDYIGAGGPRAPGFFDWIGYGIYEIKIKNKGLTIEKEYIFYIDFMDSNFPDDPGCDIIITYDNSKSINSRVYIRSGKITSLFEIENNKVYRVWNELQFIPKNQRNGDFFFPNILPLDGVTSDTLLSPAIVDINTNIIGPGDPELPNNEIIIDPYLYPEPSKLKDLKLTIADNITLTAQRKSALIIGNGAEISLGNNSVINIASGGNLFISANSIWSFGTNSQLTVNGNFKIKSKIPIGWNMLSVPNIVSNYDKSIVYPDAITPAYTYESGGYVPKSTLENGKGYWVKFNQGHTYEYEGPPILNHEINLVAGWNMIGSISLNLLKSKATSDPPGIISSYLYGYRNGAYHVADTIIPGLGYWVKANQSGILKLNINSTTSLNQPAFCADQPSANPPGASPIPKLVKPDSSATGISINPIFRWRKSTDAVSYRLQISTNNCFTNLIFDDPSITDTLKQVSLSYSTKYCWRVNASSDIATSNWSNTWVFTTQSAPQPPNPCDPVASLSTLDNFTITDANGNTQTMYTRNAGRAVNLGISDFEMPPVTPKGLFNVRFQSNKFIETVLPNQKIKRMPIVIKDAQYPININWNIKWQNNTKYWLTRPGSGEDKILLSSNGNLYIGSSQNDILFVEAQAALPRPCEFYKTFTEENIPENFTLYQNYPNPFNPTTVIKYDLPENGYVTLKIYDVLGKEVAKLVDGFQEAGYKSVEFDAINLTSGVYFYKLVVSSSNPLNASSYTSVKKMVLIR from the coding sequence ATGAAAACAAAATTTATGATTTTTCTAATTTCATTTTTTATTATATTTTTCAATAATTTGGGATATTCACAGAGTTCAACATTTATCCCTTCTGATATGATTTTTAAAGTTGAAAATTTTGGTTCATCTGGCAATATCTATTTTTCGATTAAAAAAGTTGGGACTATATATTCTGGAGATGTAATGAAAGGATTATATTGTCCAGCGCAGAAGAAAATATACAGTCACGAATACCAGAGAAAGGATGATATGGTTGGCTGCCCTAATTCTTCTGAACCACAAAGTATTATTGGAGTAGATCATGATATAATTTGGAGTGAGGGTGATATACCCAAAACAATATATATTGATTACATTGGTGCAGGTGGACCGAGGGCACCAGGCTTCTTTGACTGGATAGGTTACGGGATATATGAAATTAAAATTAAAAATAAAGGATTGACTATTGAAAAAGAATATATTTTTTACATTGATTTTATGGATTCAAATTTCCCAGATGATCCTGGTTGTGATATAATAATAACTTATGATAATTCAAAGAGTATCAACTCTCGGGTTTATATTAGATCTGGGAAAATTACTTCTCTATTTGAAATAGAAAACAACAAAGTATATCGCGTTTGGAATGAGCTACAGTTTATACCGAAGAATCAGCGTAACGGAGATTTTTTCTTCCCAAATATATTACCTTTGGATGGTGTTACATCCGATACACTTCTTTCTCCAGCTATTGTAGATATAAATACAAATATAATAGGTCCAGGGGATCCTGAGTTACCAAATAATGAAATAATAATTGATCCGTATCTTTACCCTGAACCTTCTAAACTAAAAGATTTAAAATTAACAATTGCAGATAACATTACACTGACCGCTCAACGAAAGTCCGCATTAATAATCGGCAACGGAGCTGAGATTTCACTTGGTAACAACTCTGTGATTAACATCGCATCAGGTGGAAATCTTTTTATAAGTGCAAACTCTATTTGGAGTTTTGGTACCAACTCTCAATTAACCGTAAACGGTAATTTTAAAATAAAATCAAAAATTCCGATTGGTTGGAATATGTTAAGTGTGCCGAACATAGTTAGTAATTACGACAAAAGCATCGTGTATCCGGATGCGATAACTCCTGCTTACACTTATGAGAGCGGCGGATATGTCCCGAAAAGTACACTTGAAAATGGAAAAGGTTATTGGGTAAAGTTTAACCAAGGTCATACCTACGAATATGAAGGTCCTCCAATTTTAAATCATGAAATTAATTTGGTTGCAGGTTGGAATATGATAGGTTCTATCTCGTTAAATTTATTGAAATCAAAAGCGACTTCTGATCCCCCTGGAATAATTAGTTCATATCTTTATGGTTACAGGAATGGTGCATATCATGTTGCTGATACCATAATACCTGGGCTTGGTTACTGGGTGAAAGCTAATCAAAGTGGAATATTGAAATTGAACATAAATTCTACTACATCGTTAAATCAACCAGCATTCTGTGCAGATCAACCATCCGCTAATCCGCCAGGTGCATCCCCAATTCCAAAACTTGTTAAACCGGATAGCAGTGCAACGGGAATATCGATAAACCCAATCTTCCGCTGGAGAAAATCGACCGATGCCGTATCGTATCGTTTACAAATTTCTACTAACAACTGTTTTACAAATCTCATTTTTGATGATCCTTCAATAACCGATACACTTAAACAAGTAAGCTTATCGTACAGTACAAAATATTGCTGGCGAGTGAATGCCTCCTCCGATATAGCTACGAGTAACTGGTCTAATACTTGGGTATTTACCACTCAATCGGCACCGCAGCCGCCGAACCCTTGCGATCCTGTTGCCTCACTTTCAACACTCGATAATTTTACAATCACAGATGCAAATGGCAATACTCAAACAATGTACACGCGAAATGCTGGTCGCGCAGTAAATTTAGGAATCAGCGATTTTGAAATGCCGCCTGTTACTCCGAAAGGATTGTTTAACGTGCGGTTTCAATCTAATAAATTTATCGAAACTGTCTTACCGAATCAAAAAATAAAAAGAATGCCGATAGTTATTAAGGATGCACAATATCCTATAAATATAAATTGGAATATTAAGTGGCAGAATAACACAAAATATTGGTTAACAAGACCCGGCAGCGGAGAAGATAAAATTTTATTATCCAGCAATGGTAATCTATATATTGGAAGTTCACAAAACGATATTCTTTTTGTAGAAGCGCAAGCAGCACTGCCGAGACCGTGTGAATTTTATAAAACATTTACTGAAGAAAATATACCTGAAAACTTTACATTATATCAAAATTACCCAAACCCGTTCAACCCTACAACAGTAATAAAATACGATTTACCTGAAA
- a CDS encoding PQQ-binding-like beta-propeller repeat protein, with protein sequence MKLRIYYFRRRKVSMRKFCIIILTTFLLVKLGFSYSGTIISGKITTTNSIPVNRAKICFVNAVDTNRQFISLSDSSGNYIITITGVENDDKEITDFKLYQNYPNPFSEQTTITYQIKQQSPVLISIYNILGQRVKTFQQEFTGQNIGQVQWDGKDGLGRKVANGIYFYSVSIRDKRQVRKMLFIDNIITSGTTAEVFRKTNNYYVEDLYQDSSNVYTVSIENTDSTKPKIEPMKIENVFVLGDTVLNFQVYEAILKVPQWPMVRYDASGRGHNVVYPYPKGLEDTSAKILWRRDFPHRVGMMSVGPEGNVYIGCRFSDTLLYAFSENGDLLWVVEGYNARVGVFISIKDDGTIIISSNTLQGDLTAAYTPLGENLWKTNISSTYSSPAISKNNIIYFCTYENPYWGKLIALNSLGGEIIWTKDGANNLCSPTVDKDGIIYYNSWYDKALIALYPDGKEKWRYTDSAGVNFLNLVIDGNGNIYFYKIQQPNLYCLTSQGKLKWIGKGFGELPRATPAITPNGNIISYMGNNIYLYNTEGKLLWELKLEFSVESYPVIDNKGRMYFGTDGSSLNRFEMIRINEFGIIDFSFNYFSNIVYSIVISDNGTVYYSGFYPFVVAIK encoded by the coding sequence ATGAAACTGAGAATATATTACTTCCGCCGTAGAAAAGTATCTATGAGAAAATTTTGTATCATTATTTTAACTACCTTTTTATTGGTAAAACTGGGGTTTTCCTATTCTGGGACCATTATAAGCGGAAAGATAACCACTACTAACAGCATACCAGTTAACCGAGCCAAGATATGTTTTGTAAATGCTGTCGATACCAACCGCCAATTTATTTCGCTGTCCGATTCTTCGGGGAATTACATTATAACGATTACGGGAGTTGAGAACGATGACAAAGAAATTACAGATTTTAAACTCTACCAAAACTATCCGAACCCATTTTCAGAACAAACTACTATTACATATCAAATTAAACAACAATCTCCGGTTCTAATTAGTATTTATAATATATTAGGACAGAGAGTAAAAACATTTCAACAAGAGTTCACAGGACAGAATATTGGACAAGTACAGTGGGATGGCAAAGACGGTTTAGGAAGAAAAGTGGCAAATGGCATTTATTTTTACTCGGTGAGTATTAGAGATAAGCGACAAGTAAGGAAGATGTTGTTCATTGATAATATAATAACAAGCGGAACAACTGCTGAGGTTTTTAGAAAAACCAATAATTATTATGTTGAAGACCTTTACCAAGACTCAAGCAATGTGTATACTGTTTCTATAGAAAACACGGACAGCACAAAACCAAAGATTGAACCGATGAAAATTGAAAATGTTTTTGTCCTAGGTGATACTGTCCTAAATTTTCAGGTTTATGAAGCAATTCTAAAAGTTCCACAATGGCCAATGGTGAGATACGATGCAAGCGGAAGAGGACATAATGTGGTTTACCCATATCCAAAAGGTTTAGAAGATACAAGTGCTAAAATCTTGTGGAGGCGCGATTTTCCTCATAGAGTTGGTATGATGAGTGTAGGCCCTGAGGGTAATGTTTATATCGGCTGTAGGTTTTCCGATACCCTTTTATATGCGTTCTCCGAGAATGGAGATTTGTTATGGGTTGTTGAAGGATATAACGCAAGAGTTGGTGTTTTTATATCAATAAAAGATGATGGAACAATAATTATTAGCTCAAATACACTCCAAGGAGATTTAACGGCAGCTTATACACCGCTGGGAGAAAATTTATGGAAGACAAATATTTCATCGACGTATTCATCACCAGCAATATCAAAAAATAATATAATTTACTTTTGCACATATGAAAATCCATACTGGGGAAAATTAATTGCATTAAATAGTTTGGGAGGTGAAATTATTTGGACTAAAGATGGAGCAAATAATTTGTGCTCTCCAACCGTAGATAAAGATGGAATAATATATTATAACAGTTGGTATGATAAAGCATTAATCGCACTATATCCTGATGGAAAAGAAAAGTGGAGATATACTGACAGTGCTGGGGTAAACTTTTTAAACTTAGTAATTGATGGAAATGGAAATATTTATTTTTATAAAATTCAACAACCCAATCTTTATTGCCTTACCAGTCAAGGCAAATTAAAATGGATAGGAAAGGGTTTTGGAGAATTACCAAGAGCAACGCCTGCAATCACACCTAATGGAAATATTATATCATATATGGGAAATAATATCTACCTGTACAATACGGAAGGAAAATTATTATGGGAATTAAAATTAGAATTTTCAGTTGAATCATATCCTGTAATTGATAATAAAGGAAGAATGTATTTCGGAACTGATGGAAGTTCGTTGAATCGTTTTGAAATGATACGTATTAATGAATTTGGTATTATCGATTTTTCCTTCAATTATTTTAGTAATATTGTATATTCAATTGTTATTTCTGATAACGGTACAGTTTACTATAGTGGTTTTTATCCGTTTGTTGTGGCTATTAAATAG
- the gdhA gene encoding NADP-specific glutamate dehydrogenase, with translation MTEYISNLIEQVQIKNPGEKEFHQAVQEVFESLDLVLERNPAYRKAKILERMVEPERVIIFRVPWMDDKGEVQINRGFRIQMNSAIGPYKGGLRFHPSVNLGVLKFLAFEQVYKNSLTTLPMGGGKGGADFDTRGKSDNEVMRFCQSFMTELFRHIGADVDVPAGDIGVGAREIGFMFGQYKRLANEFTGVLTGKGLSWGGSLIRPEATGFGVVYFAEEMLKTKNDTFDGKTVSISGFGNVAWGAALKATELGAKVLSISGPDGFVHDKDGIKGEKINFMLDMRASGKDEVKMYADKFKVQFHPGKRPWGVKVDIALPCATQNELDENDAKELVKNGCKYVAEGANMPTTIAGVKVFQDGGILYAPGKASNAGGVATSGLEMTQNSMRLPWSREEVDQKLHSIMKNIHHTCVETAKEYGTPGNYVNGANIGGFLKVANAMLNQGVV, from the coding sequence ATGACTGAGTACATTAGCAATTTAATTGAACAGGTACAAATTAAAAATCCAGGTGAAAAGGAATTTCATCAAGCAGTTCAAGAGGTATTTGAATCGTTAGATTTAGTTTTAGAGCGTAACCCCGCATATCGAAAAGCAAAAATTTTGGAGCGAATGGTAGAACCTGAGCGGGTAATAATTTTCCGGGTGCCGTGGATGGACGACAAAGGTGAAGTTCAGATTAACCGCGGTTTTCGAATTCAAATGAATAGCGCCATCGGACCTTACAAGGGTGGTTTGCGATTTCATCCTTCCGTAAATTTAGGCGTTTTGAAATTTTTAGCATTCGAACAAGTATATAAAAATAGTTTAACTACACTGCCGATGGGCGGCGGCAAAGGTGGAGCCGATTTCGATACAAGAGGTAAAAGCGATAATGAAGTTATGCGGTTCTGCCAAAGTTTTATGACTGAACTATTCCGCCATATCGGCGCCGATGTTGACGTTCCCGCCGGCGACATCGGGGTCGGTGCACGTGAAATCGGTTTCATGTTCGGTCAATACAAGCGATTGGCAAACGAGTTTACCGGCGTGCTAACCGGTAAAGGATTGAGCTGGGGCGGCTCACTGATCAGACCCGAAGCTACGGGCTTTGGTGTAGTTTACTTTGCTGAAGAAATGTTAAAAACCAAGAATGATACTTTCGATGGAAAAACAGTTTCAATTTCCGGTTTCGGTAACGTTGCCTGGGGGGCGGCTCTCAAAGCAACCGAGTTGGGGGCTAAAGTTTTATCAATTTCAGGACCGGATGGATTCGTTCACGATAAAGATGGTATCAAAGGCGAAAAAATTAATTTTATGTTAGATATGCGTGCAAGCGGTAAGGATGAAGTTAAAATGTATGCCGATAAATTCAAAGTACAATTCCATCCCGGCAAACGACCGTGGGGTGTGAAGGTCGATATTGCGCTTCCTTGCGCAACTCAAAACGAGCTTGACGAAAACGATGCAAAAGAATTAGTAAAGAACGGTTGTAAATATGTAGCTGAAGGGGCAAATATGCCTACAACAATTGCAGGTGTAAAAGTGTTTCAGGATGGCGGAATTTTATATGCACCCGGCAAAGCATCCAATGCCGGGGGTGTTGCCACATCGGGACTTGAGATGACACAAAACAGCATGCGTTTACCATGGTCGCGAGAAGAGGTTGATCAAAAATTACATTCGATAATGAAGAACATTCATCACACTTGTGTAGAAACTGCCAAAGAATACGGAACGCCCGGTAATTATGTCAACGGTGCCAACATCGGTGGCTTTTTGAAAGTCGCTAATGCTATGTTAAATCAAGGAGTTGTTTAA
- a CDS encoding glucose 1-dehydrogenase, which translates to MKQEFKGKTFIITGASSGIGKAVAKLAVERGANATITARRLNELQITAKEINRQNIEIVSADITNEADRELVIEKTVTRFGGIDVLVNAAGIIGTGNIENTTLAQWDYMMDVNLRSLFRLIQLTLPHLIERKGNIVNVSSITGVRAFPNVLAYCVSKAGVDQLTHCVGLELAPKGVRINSVNPGVVVTNLHRAGGMEEEKYNAFLEHSKTTHPLGRVGQPEEVAELILFLASERAGWITGSSYSIDGGRSQTCAR; encoded by the coding sequence ATGAAACAAGAATTTAAAGGTAAAACTTTTATTATTACAGGAGCTTCGAGCGGAATCGGAAAAGCCGTTGCCAAACTTGCGGTTGAGCGGGGTGCCAACGCGACCATTACAGCCAGGCGATTGAACGAACTGCAAATAACAGCAAAAGAAATTAACCGTCAGAACATCGAGATTGTTTCTGCTGATATTACAAACGAAGCAGATAGAGAATTAGTTATCGAAAAAACAGTAACCCGATTCGGCGGTATCGATGTGTTGGTTAATGCAGCAGGAATTATCGGAACGGGAAATATTGAAAACACAACTCTCGCACAATGGGACTATATGATGGATGTAAATTTGCGTTCGTTGTTTCGACTGATACAACTGACGCTGCCGCATCTGATTGAACGAAAAGGGAACATCGTAAATGTTTCGAGTATCACCGGTGTGCGTGCCTTCCCGAACGTACTCGCTTATTGTGTCAGCAAAGCAGGGGTCGATCAACTTACACATTGTGTTGGACTTGAACTTGCACCGAAAGGAGTCCGCATAAATTCTGTTAATCCCGGTGTTGTGGTAACAAACTTACATCGTGCCGGAGGAATGGAAGAAGAAAAGTATAACGCATTTTTAGAACACAGCAAAACAACTCATCCACTCGGCAGAGTCGGGCAACCAGAAGAAGTAGCTGAATTGATTTTATTTCTCGCATCCGAACGGGCTGGCTGGATAACGGGCAGCAGTTACAGCATCGACGGTGGACGATCGCAAACATGCGCAAGATGA
- a CDS encoding aminotransferase class I/II-fold pyridoxal phosphate-dependent enzyme, with protein sequence MKNKKNQKLSISTRAVHGKRLYAYTGPVALPIYQTSTYRFENSKLAIRYAEGDESVYVYTRYHNPTVNEVENKIAFMQEGEAAALFSSGMAAISTAILSLCKSGDEIVSIPSLYGGTYRFFRDTLPNYDINVKYVDVNSLDDLKYLITPKTKIVYLETPTNPTLDIVDIAKLVKLARGAEKEFKSNITIIIDNTFATIINQQPFDFGVDLIIESITKYLGGHSDLVGGVAIGSKQLIKKIKTLAKHLGGCADPFAAFLLDRSLKTFELRVKRQTENAFVLAKALSKHKKVNRVIYPGLASHPKHQLAKKQMTGFGAMVTIEVKRGAKGAVKVCDNLKVAINAMSLGGTETLVSIPVYSSHVNMSGEELARHGVTPGMIRISVGVEGIDDLVNDFNQALDKN encoded by the coding sequence ATGAAGAACAAAAAAAATCAAAAATTATCAATATCTACACGGGCAGTTCACGGTAAACGTTTATATGCTTATACAGGACCTGTTGCATTACCAATTTACCAGACCAGCACATACCGTTTTGAAAACTCGAAACTCGCAATCCGTTATGCCGAAGGGGACGAATCGGTTTATGTTTACACACGGTATCACAATCCTACTGTGAACGAGGTTGAGAACAAAATTGCATTTATGCAGGAAGGCGAAGCAGCAGCTTTGTTTTCTTCGGGGATGGCGGCGATAAGCACCGCGATACTTTCGCTCTGCAAATCGGGCGACGAGATTGTAAGCATTCCCTCGTTATACGGCGGAACTTACCGCTTTTTCAGAGATACATTGCCCAATTACGATATAAATGTAAAATATGTGGATGTGAATTCGTTGGACGACTTGAAATATCTCATCACTCCCAAAACAAAAATTGTATATCTCGAAACTCCGACAAATCCAACGCTCGACATTGTCGATATAGCAAAATTAGTAAAACTTGCACGCGGTGCGGAGAAGGAGTTTAAATCCAACATAACAATCATTATTGATAACACATTTGCTACAATAATCAACCAACAGCCGTTCGATTTTGGAGTCGATTTAATCATCGAAAGCATTACAAAATATTTAGGCGGTCACTCCGATTTAGTTGGCGGTGTAGCAATCGGTAGTAAGCAACTCATTAAGAAAATAAAAACTTTAGCAAAACATTTAGGGGGTTGCGCCGATCCGTTTGCAGCTTTTTTACTTGATAGAAGTTTAAAAACTTTCGAACTTCGTGTAAAAAGGCAAACTGAAAATGCCTTCGTATTAGCAAAAGCATTATCGAAACACAAAAAGGTGAACCGTGTTATTTATCCCGGACTTGCTTCGCATCCAAAACATCAGCTTGCAAAAAAGCAGATGACCGGTTTCGGAGCTATGGTTACAATCGAAGTAAAAAGGGGGGCGAAGGGGGCTGTTAAAGTCTGCGATAATTTAAAAGTGGCTATTAATGCGATGTCGTTAGGAGGGACAGAAACCCTCGTCAGCATTCCGGTTTATTCTTCGCATGTTAATATGTCGGGTGAAGAACTTGCACGGCATGGAGTTACACCGGGTATGATCCGCATTTCGGTTGGTGTCGAAGGAATCGACGACCTCGTGAACGATTTTAATCAGGCATTGGATAAAAATTAA
- a CDS encoding sigma-70 family RNA polymerase sigma factor, translated as MAREIKSNRTISEAEKIVSQKEDLRLINKALRGDQTAYQRLVNKYKPTITFVLYRVVQDKDDVEDVVQEVFINTFRALKSFKKEYSFFSWIYKIALNKGIDYLRKKKLKTFSIDKPIAAKDGEVHYEVPDSTYEPDKHIIASEKSALIQAAIDKLPPKYKRVIIMRHMEEKDYSEIAEELKLPIGTVKVHIFRARELLNKYLRHKIRHY; from the coding sequence ATGGCTCGGGAAATAAAATCAAATAGAACTATCAGCGAGGCAGAAAAGATTGTATCGCAAAAAGAGGATCTGCGGCTGATTAATAAAGCTTTACGCGGCGACCAAACAGCTTACCAAAGGTTGGTTAATAAATATAAACCAACTATTACATTTGTATTGTATCGAGTTGTACAGGACAAAGATGATGTTGAAGATGTTGTTCAAGAAGTTTTTATAAATACTTTCAGGGCTTTGAAGAGCTTTAAAAAGGAGTACTCTTTTTTCTCTTGGATATATAAGATTGCATTAAACAAAGGCATCGACTATTTACGAAAGAAGAAGCTTAAAACTTTTTCAATTGATAAACCTATAGCAGCCAAAGACGGCGAAGTGCATTACGAAGTTCCCGATTCAACTTACGAGCCGGATAAACATATAATAGCAAGCGAGAAATCTGCATTAATCCAGGCGGCAATAGATAAACTACCACCTAAATATAAGCGTGTTATAATTATGCGGCATATGGAGGAGAAAGATTATTCCGAAATTGCCGAAGAGTTAAAACTTCCGATTGGCACTGTAAAAGTTCATATCTTCCGCGCAAGGGAGCTATTGAACAAATATCTGCGTCATAAAATCCGCCACTATTGA
- a CDS encoding LiaF-related protein, giving the protein MKYSKKYSIFLFFLFFTTAAAAYNLLLDDKRYQKETPYGNERELKVNIESAFGKLVIGKCDDENVFSYDVLRNPKLGDPTDQIKYTIIDRIGYLEIPSPGSEQSKKKSFHISSIESEKWILDLTGRIPISLDIQLGAGKGNFDFTGLKLKDLDISTGASSVTIMFNKLNQQTIENLNIETGVSRFKAYNLSNANFNKLKFSGGIGSYELDFSGELNKEVDVDIEIGLGSITILIPKYVGAKVYYEKNWISNIDLDRDFDEAQNNEYVTSNYSGASGKMNIQIEAGFGSVKVKRLK; this is encoded by the coding sequence ATGAAATATTCTAAAAAATATAGTATTTTCCTTTTTTTCCTTTTCTTTACCACAGCCGCAGCGGCGTATAACCTTTTGTTGGACGATAAAAGATACCAAAAGGAAACCCCGTACGGCAATGAAAGAGAGCTAAAAGTAAACATCGAATCTGCTTTTGGTAAACTTGTTATCGGCAAATGCGATGATGAGAATGTTTTCAGTTACGATGTTTTACGCAATCCCAAATTGGGCGACCCAACCGACCAGATCAAATACACGATCATTGACAGGATAGGATATTTAGAAATCCCAAGTCCCGGCAGCGAGCAGTCGAAGAAAAAATCGTTTCACATAAGCAGTATAGAATCTGAAAAGTGGATATTAGACCTTACCGGCAGAATTCCAATTTCATTGGATATTCAATTAGGTGCGGGTAAAGGAAATTTTGATTTCACAGGTTTAAAGTTAAAGGATTTGGATATTTCGACCGGGGCAAGTTCTGTTACAATCATGTTTAATAAATTGAATCAGCAGACGATAGAAAACCTCAACATCGAAACCGGAGTTAGCAGGTTTAAAGCTTATAATTTATCCAACGCAAACTTCAACAAACTGAAATTCAGCGGTGGGATTGGCTCGTACGAGCTTGATTTCAGCGGCGAATTAAATAAAGAAGTAGATGTTGACATTGAGATTGGTTTGGGATCGATTACTATTTTAATTCCAAAATATGTGGGCGCCAAAGTTTACTACGAAAAGAATTGGATATCGAACATCGACCTAGACAGAGATTTTGATGAAGCACAAAATAATGAATACGTAACCTCGAACTATTCCGGAGCAAGTGGTAAGATGAATATCCAGATAGAAGCAGGGTTCGGAAGTGTGAAGGTAAAACGACTAAAGTAA